A stretch of the Thermococcus sp. genome encodes the following:
- the lysS gene encoding lysine--tRNA ligase, with protein sequence MVHWADYMAEKIIHERGDKEEYVVESGITPSGYVHIGNFREFFTSYIVGHALRDRGKKVRHIHMWDDYDRFRKVPKNVPAGWKEHLTRPVREVPDPWGCHDSYAEHFMEKFENEVRKLGIEVDFLYASDLYKSSEYAEEIRRALEKRDEIKAVLDNYRERAKQPPLEESWQPVMVYCPKCRREAEFVSWDGEWNVKYHCEHCGSEGETDIREGNVKLRWRVDWPMRWAHFNVDFEPAGKDHLAAGSSYDTGREISEKVFGWKAPMTLMYEFVGIKGQKGKMSGSKGNVILLSDLYEVLEPGIIRFIYAKSRPNKELKIDLGLGLLNLYDEFDKIERIYFGLEDAKNQEEEDELKRTYELSMPEVPDRLTAQAPFRFLVTLVQMPHLDEDGIIRVLQEQGHISENIHKEDLERMRLRIKLAKNWVEKYAPENIKFSLLEEPPEIEFKAEIREAMFEVAGWLEEHEKFHVNELNNVIFDAAKKRGITSREWFKALYNLFIGKDRGPRLAPFLASLDREFVVRRLRLEA encoded by the coding sequence ATGGTTCACTGGGCCGATTATATGGCTGAAAAGATAATTCATGAAAGGGGCGACAAAGAGGAGTACGTTGTCGAGAGCGGAATCACCCCGAGCGGTTACGTTCACATAGGGAACTTCAGAGAGTTCTTCACTTCTTATATAGTGGGCCACGCTTTGAGGGACAGGGGAAAGAAAGTCCGTCACATCCACATGTGGGACGACTACGACCGCTTCAGGAAGGTTCCAAAGAACGTTCCTGCGGGATGGAAGGAGCACCTCACGAGGCCGGTTCGCGAGGTTCCGGACCCGTGGGGCTGCCACGATAGCTACGCGGAGCATTTTATGGAGAAGTTCGAGAATGAAGTTAGAAAGCTCGGAATCGAGGTGGACTTCCTCTACGCGAGCGATCTGTACAAGTCTAGTGAATACGCAGAGGAGATAAGGCGCGCCCTGGAGAAGCGCGACGAAATCAAAGCGGTTCTCGATAACTACCGCGAGAGGGCGAAGCAGCCACCCCTTGAGGAGAGCTGGCAGCCGGTCATGGTGTACTGCCCGAAGTGCAGGAGGGAAGCCGAGTTCGTTTCTTGGGACGGCGAGTGGAATGTCAAATACCACTGCGAGCACTGCGGGAGTGAGGGTGAAACCGACATAAGGGAGGGCAACGTCAAGCTCCGCTGGCGCGTGGACTGGCCGATGCGCTGGGCCCACTTCAATGTGGACTTCGAACCGGCCGGAAAGGACCACCTCGCCGCCGGAAGTTCCTACGACACAGGCAGGGAGATTTCGGAAAAGGTATTCGGTTGGAAGGCACCTATGACGCTCATGTATGAGTTCGTTGGAATCAAGGGTCAGAAAGGTAAGATGAGCGGGAGCAAGGGCAACGTCATCCTTCTCAGTGACCTCTACGAGGTCCTCGAGCCGGGGATAATCCGTTTCATCTACGCTAAGTCTAGGCCTAACAAGGAGCTGAAGATAGACCTCGGTTTGGGATTGCTTAATCTCTACGACGAGTTTGACAAAATTGAGAGGATTTACTTCGGCCTTGAGGATGCTAAGAACCAGGAGGAGGAAGATGAACTCAAGAGAACCTACGAGCTCTCGATGCCGGAGGTTCCCGACAGATTGACCGCGCAGGCGCCATTCAGGTTCCTGGTTACGCTCGTCCAGATGCCCCACCTCGATGAGGATGGGATAATCAGGGTTCTCCAAGAGCAGGGCCACATTTCCGAGAACATCCACAAGGAGGACCTTGAGCGGATGAGATTGAGGATTAAGCTTGCCAAGAACTGGGTCGAGAAGTACGCCCCGGAGAACATCAAGTTCAGTCTCCTAGAGGAGCCCCCTGAGATTGAGTTCAAGGCCGAAATCCGAGAGGCCATGTTTGAGGTGGCCGGCTGGCTCGAAGAACACGAGAAATTTCATGTTAACGAACTCAACAACGTTATCTTCGATGCCGCCAAGAAGCGTGGAATCACGAGCAGGGAGTGGTTTAAGGCGCTATACAACCTTTTCATAGGTAAGGACCGTGGTCCGAGGCTCGCGCCTTTCCTAGCCTCACTTGACAGGGAGTTCGTCGTCAGGCGCCTCCGCCTGGAGGCCTGA
- a CDS encoding DUF366 family protein: MELLIVKDRIIDYDGSAIGGHWAYKNFGILGNSLVVFRGKCDVKVEEMIDIEDLRASKEIKSNDMVHYIIEVFDLVNTLFASTLQKLFIARLCGVLAEYGVKTHRKGDDIYVNGKKLSISIATVSPVSVKIHIGINVEAKGIPEGVDAIGLKELGITDVGKFMERTGKALIGEFKKVKKDSLKVRWAQ, from the coding sequence ATGGAGCTGCTCATCGTGAAGGATAGAATCATAGACTACGACGGTTCCGCAATAGGGGGCCACTGGGCCTACAAGAACTTTGGAATCCTCGGAAACTCGCTAGTCGTCTTCCGAGGAAAGTGCGACGTTAAAGTGGAGGAGATGATAGACATCGAGGATTTAAGGGCGAGCAAGGAAATCAAGAGCAACGACATGGTTCACTACATAATCGAGGTCTTTGACCTTGTCAACACCCTCTTCGCCTCAACGCTCCAGAAGCTCTTCATAGCGAGGCTCTGCGGGGTTCTGGCTGAATACGGCGTGAAAACCCACAGAAAGGGCGACGACATATACGTGAACGGTAAAAAGCTCAGCATATCCATAGCGACGGTCTCTCCCGTGAGCGTCAAAATTCACATCGGGATAAACGTCGAGGCCAAAGGAATCCCGGAGGGCGTGGATGCCATCGGCCTTAAGGAGCTTGGCATTACCGACGTTGGGAAGTTCATGGAGAGGACGGGGAAAGCCCTCATCGGGGAGTTCAAAAAGGTTAAGAAAGATAGCCTGAAGGTCAGGTGGGCTCAGTAG